GGAGATAGATTCTCGACTCCGGCGAGGAGATCATCGGGAAAacaaggtggaggaggagggcttACAGCTGATGGTGAAGATCTGAAGAAataggagaggagaagaagagggtttAGGCATGAGCTCGCTGATATATCACGCTGGTGAGTATAAAAGATGATGTTGTATGTTCATGATATTACATTGATGCCAAAGTGCATAATGGAATAGGAGATACTGGTAATGGATGgcattgtttatttttttcctcGGCAATGATTAAGAAATAAAACTTGGATTGACAAAGGCGATTGGAACAACAGAAAAAAAAGCTGCATTGCAGAAAGAATCAGAGAAATTGACCACTAGACGCAGCGTTAGGGTAATTCGTTTCGTGCCCACCTACCAAGGACAACCCTCATTCAACATCAGATTACAAGGTTACTTCAGTTATCAAGAAAACAACCTAAATTAATTGCATGCGAAGATGCTACACCAAGTTCCCTCTTTTTAACCTTCTCTCCAGAATTCTGAATAGAACGAAAGAAAGAAGTATCAAGAACTTTAGGATCACAAATTCTAACCCAGTAAACGCTCAAATCTCAGTGATACGGAACAAAATAACAATCGAACATTTGTCGAGAATCGGAAACAAAAAGATCAAGAAAATAGGATCTAGAGTTTAGATGCTTTATCTGAAACACATAGCCGGCGAAgagagaaagatgaacctctgaGAGCCGGCGTGGCGACGTTTAGATGCTTTATCTGAAACGGATAGCCGGGGAAAAGAGAAAGATTCACCTCTGAGGGCCCGCGTGGGCTTCAATGGGGGTGGCAGCCCGCCCGCGCGGTAAAAGATGCGTGCCAATCCGAGTTCTTCGATGTAGAGGAgactagggttttttttttttttttttttttattggtagAAGAACTGGGTGGGACGGGTCGGTTTCCGCTGGAACGAGATCAGAGGGGACAGGGATTCTTGGATTCAGGGTGttggaagagagggaggagagaaccGAGAGGCGAATGGTGTAACTGGGTCGCCTTTTATGTCGTCCCGCACGCTTGACAGATATTCTGATAGCGTTCCATACgtttcattttatttattttttttttttttgatatgtcTGAATGTATTCACGTTAGACAGatagagagaaggaaaaagaagactgaggccctgtttgggagagcttttggagggccaaaaaagcactttctggccctccaaaagtacttttaaacaaaaaaagatgtttggtaaaattttggaaaagctgtttcagcttttgcggaaagctgaaaacagcttttggggggaAGCTACAATTTGTCGCTtccccccaaaagctgttttcagcttcgtCGGAAAGCTGTTATTTTACCAAAAGTACCCTCAtttaaaaatctttttttccttccaaaGTGGCCCATCcaccgcctcttcctcttccgcccatcaccctcctcttcctcttcctcttccgcccatccccctcctctccatctcccccgccgccgcccatgacgccctccccctcttctccgTCCTCCGCCGCCGTTCCGTCTCCCTCGCCGCCGCCCCCTCGACGCCCTCCGCCGCCCTCGACGCCCTCCGCcttttctccctcctcctctaccGTTCCCTCTCCCCCATTGCTGTCGccaacgccctcctcctctgccgctctctctcccccgccgccgcctccgacatcgtcttcctcttctccatcctcctctgctgctccctctcccccgtCGCCGCCCCTGACTCcctccgtctcttctccctcgcccaaccacctctccctctcccccgaccgctctccctcttcctcaaaGCTTCTCTCTTCGGCTTCGTCGCCCATCCTCCCGTCGTCGCACCGCCGGGAGCTTGATCGCCCCTTTCATGATCATGCGGGATAAGTGAggcaagggaggaagaagggaggggagaagcttcgggaaggaggaaaaagaaagaagagaaggaaaacaaaagaaaagaaaaagaagaaaagaaaaataaaagaaaaaaaaagaagaaaaggaaatgaaaaaaatagagaagatagaataaataaataaataaataaaaatattagtaattgtttaaccaattttatcatctaGCAAGAAAATTTATTAgggagataaatggtcatcagaagagtaaaaattaatttacgctaataattaaatttttatatttttattattgtattatactataaatataatataatattgtatcataatacattaatatgttatgttaaataatttaatattatattatattatgagaaattaatttatggtaataattataatattttatacctttattatgtattatactataaatataataatatattacattatatcataatatgttaatatattatgttaaataatttaatattatgttatattatggaaaattaatttatgctcatatttttgatgatattGGAAATTGTGGGGTACCCTTTTGGGCGGCGGCGTCCGCCCACGGCAACGTGCGTCCGTCTTGGCTTCCTTCCGTCGAGACTGCCGCTGGTTAACTGCAAATGGTCATCAGAAGGATGAAAAatgaatttacactaataattataatattttatacatttattattgattatactataaatataatattatattacattataccataatatattgatatgttatgttaaataatttaatattatattaaattattattctatagtaCACAgtattatagtactatattataataatattatattatattatattaatattatactatatcatatttttatgtattaatacatattatattttattatgctctgttttataatactagtaatgtcctttatggtcattttgtcacacaaaagtactttttcagtttgtttaccaaacacatgttaaagcgccacagcactttagaaatgtagttaccaaacagcaaacagctttttataacagctctacttcaaacagctctacttccaacagctctatttccaacagctctactgccaacagctcccccaaacagggcctgagGGATCGCGCTCGCCGCGCTGGCCGTCCCTTCAATATTTATGTTGCTGCTTATCGGATTAAAAAACAGCCTACGCCGcagaatattttttctaaaaaactaATGATGTAAgatctgaaaaaataattttaatgtaTTTAgtgaatcataaaaaaaatacgTTTTGAAGtaatttatgtttgattgaatatttattttttaacaaaattatttgaaatatttattatatttttaataaaaaattaattatgattttgatgacccaaaaataattttgaaaaaaaaattaaatttctaaACAGCGAGAAAAAGTAGTTTCTTCATTCCTTCATTAATTCttctttctaaaaaaattatttttataaaaatactaCTCCTAGTAGCTCAATAACACCAACTTTGATAAATAATCTTACGGCTTTGTTTTCCATCACTACTCGAGCTTTGTAAcaagagccaaaaaaaaaacaagttaaactatttttttctttttattattattttttaataacaaCACCGTCGATAACACCTCTACGGCGAGAACAATCAGAAATTCCACGACAAATCTAACAGATCTCAAAAATAACCTAGTCGCACAGCCCACCTGATTAGCTGATCATGCATCGCACCCACCTCATTCATCAAATCCAATCACGCCATAGTGATATATCCtccccttatatatatatatatatatatatatatatatatatatatatatatatatatatatatatatatatatatatagggattgataacctactttctgttatggtaggttatcaatctacccatttttcattagacaaaaaataccctgactttttataacttttaagggtactttatgtctttttacagtCTCACATTTACTCACCCTCTTAACCCCTCCAATTAatgctctctccccctctctctctctcatacatatacatatacatatgcatacatacatacatacacatacatacatacacatacatacatacacatacatacatacatacacacttatacatacatacatagacatacatacatacatatacatacatgcatacgtatgtatgtacatacatgcaaacatacacacacacaccggagagagagagagagggagagaacatTAATTGGtggttgagagggtgagttaatgtgagattgtaaaaagacataaagcacccttaaaagttacaaaaaataaggatattttttgtccaatgaaaaatgggtagattgataacctaccataacagagagtaggttatcaatccccatatatatatatatatatattttcatgagacaaaaaatacccttatTTTTTATAACTTTCAAGGGtactttatgtctttttacaatctcacATTTACTCACCCTCTTAATCCCTCCAATTaatgctctctccctctctctctctctctcatacatatacatacacatacatacatacatacacacacatacatacatacacatacatacatacatacatacatacatataatgtgagattgtaaaaagacataaagcacccttaaaagttacaaaaaataaggatattttttgtccaataaaaaatggatagattgataacctaccataacagagagtaggttatcaatccccacatatatatatatatatatatatatatatatatatatatatatatatatatatatatatatatatatatatatatatatatatatatatatatatatatatatatatatatatataaaaggatATATACATAAAACGTTATATAACAACTGCAACTGGTCTGAAACTGAAAAGCAAGAGACATATTCGGAAAGCCGAGCTTAGGTTCATGACGAGCTATTGTCATCAAAGCGTCCGGGATTCGCTAACCCGACAAACATCACAACATGTCAATCCGAAACAATCCCCTTGCACCACTAACTTTTGCATAAACTTGCTGCCGAGACAAGTGAAAACAGAACATAGAAAGAAAGCTTCAGGAAATCGAGCTCATTGCATGCCACAATCAGAAAACCAGAAGCAACAATGGCTAGCTATTGGGTGACAAAAATCGAAAGCTGATTGTACAAGGACAAAATGCAATAAGATCAACACCTGCCACAACATTAGATTAAACTAATAGGGTTGAGAACAAGCAGCACTTCTAAATGTGTACAGCAACCATTATAACATGCCTTGCACGATACTGTTGGTTTCATATCACCCAGGCTGTTAGCATGGCCGGCAGCGCTTTGAACCGACGGCTGCGTAAGTGCGGGGATATCGTGTGGAGCATATATCAGGTACAAAGGCAGCATGATCAGATGCAGGATAGTGCAAGTTTCTTTGCCAGTGAAGTCCTGAAGCTGTGGGTGGAGAAGGAATCTCCGGCACCGCCCATGGAATCTCCGGCACCTGGCCCAAGCATCTGTCAGCATCCAGCTCTTCATCAGCAGAACGATAAACTGGCGACCCTTCAGAACTTCCAAGCTTAGCACTGTCAGCCTGCGAAAGAACATCAAATCAATAAAAGAAGTACATCTACTTCAAGTGACAGAAAATATTGTGAAGCAGCAGGTGTGGATTTTCTTTTTACTACATACTATATATGTCCTCTCTTTTAAGGACCAAATGACATGTCGTATGTTCTGGGCAGAGAACTTTCATCCATTGCCTTCCAAAGCAACAGTCAGTGCAATTGCAACTTGCCACACTACAGTCGAAATTAAACCGGTGACCGACATGGAAGGTACTGTTCTATTCTGGAATTTCTAGATGAGTCTGATGTCACAGATACGGAGGTTATCAGAAAAAGGTCTGCAAATAATTGCCCAGGCTAAGGAGCTCGTTCTTAAAAGAagataattaattagattgagtGGTTCATTGCCCACTAAAACTACAAGAAGACTGATTAGACAAGAAGAGTGACACATATTGCAAGAAGATAATGCTCTAGATGTAAGCAAATAATATGACAAAACTTTGTATGTTGTCACATAAAACAACATATTTATGGAGACTTACCTTAGAAGAACCATGCTCCGTGAACCCAAAGTTTTGGCTAAAATCTGCGAATCCAAAGAATTCATCCAAAGGCCAATCAGGTATACTTCCAGGCATGGGGACACCAGAGAATGACATCTTGCTTGCTGCAAGACCTTCATCCTTGCCTACTTGGCTGGAAAACACTTCATTAGTTTCACTGGACAGAGACATAGAATGACTTCTTTTTGGCAATGACTTAGAGGGCGATTCTGCAGTTTTTTCTGAAGCATTCAATTTCTCATTAACAAATGACGCAACTGGCTCAGTTGGTTCTAGGCCTACTTGCACCCCTGTtattagaaatctttgatgGGCAGAAACATAAGGGTTTGCAGTGTGTATAGCAACATCGCATTTCCGACAAAGTAAGGCACGGTCTTCCAAGCAGAAGAAATAACCAGAAGCTTCCTGAAAGAGGAAAAGTTCAGAATCAATAATTAGAGAAGAAATGAAGGGGTTTACACATTGTCAAAGTGATACCCAGTTGTTTTTTAAAGGAAAATTCAGACAGGTCAGTAAGGTAGTTATGAATATTGCACTTATGTAACTTGCTTCACTAGCAACCCAAAAGACTAGGCATTTATGAGAGACAGGTTCCACCAGGGGGAAAGTAAATTTTAGCTAGTAACAAACAAAACCAGCAAAGTTAAACTAGAATTTAAGCAAAATCTAAACCATACATGATAATCAATACATGAGACAATGCGGGAAATAAAATAAAGCAGATAGCAAAAGACAAATACAATAAAGAAATGCAGCATAAGGGGAAACATTGATATTTCCCATAGGGATTTCCGTTATCGATCATATTCTATAAAAACCCTCAGTATTGACAGCTTACATAGTATCCATCAAATGAGTAGACTGCAACAATAACCTTCCATAATTTTGACCTTACAACCAATAAGCTGACTGTTTGATTTTATTCAATGGAAAGTATCATATTTCATAAACATTTATTAGATTTAATATCGCCTGACCTTCTTAATGCCATGAGATTCAGTTCACtacttccttcctttctttcttttttggtctTTTCTCTTCAACTTTTCTTCTTCTgctgttcttgattttcttcctctgctttcatcttcattttttttgggtacattaCTTTTATCTTCATTTGATTCATTGTAACAGAGGATATTTTTGAAAGTTTCTTCTTTATTGTTCTCTTTAAATTTTAACTTAATCAAATTTAGAGCTGTTGTTGAATCAGGTTTTGATTTTAGCCTACAGTTTCATCACCTGTTGATAAGTTGTGCAGGAACCAATAATGCTGGAGATGTTATGGCTGCATGTCAAAAACCTCCTCTTATTTTGATACAGTGAATGCTTTAAGGAAAAAGAATAGGTGCAATCTAAAGGTCCTTCAATGTGTCAGCTGGTCCCGTATCAAGTTAAGGCCCCAATAGAATGAATTTTTATCTAGACATACCAACTCAAATCAAGAAGTTTATAGGGAGGTGGGTATTCGCTGATAGAATGCAGGCTCAGGATTTCATGTTATCAAGTATTGCCCCACTTCAACATTTAAAATCTCCTGTTAATCAGTTTTGTTTTTGCAGTATATCACTTAGAACAGGGTTAACAGCATATCTGTTGATTACACTAGGACCTTGGGGGAAGGAAACAAAAAATCATAATCGCGTAACATAATCAAATGGTAGATTTTCAAAGGATCGGAGCAAGGTTGAAGTTTTTGATCTGTACCAACCAAGTGTAGAGTGATGTGAAGTATAATATTTGAAGGTAAGCCGATGAAAAAGATCATAACATGCTACTGGAATAATATTCTTTAGAGCTGCAATAGTAATTTAGAAACCATAAAAAAGTGTATTTTTAGTAATAACATGGTTCAACATTAATTTGAAAGATCCGAACATTAAACATGATtaagttcttgttcttctctTTCAATTATCAAAAGCATCTCGCATTGCCTGCAACTTTAGGAGAGGTCTGCCTCTTTAAAACTGGTGGACTTCGTGTGCCAGGAGTAAATCACTCTGCAAGCTGTgggaaggagaaaaaaagacCCAAAACTGTCTCCAGATTACATTGTTGGTGCTTGTAGGCATCTTCACTGAAAACCTCAACAGAAATGCCAACAGATGTTTCAGAAGACAATTGCCTCTGGCCCTCTGTCTTTAACTTGTACAGCCGCAACTTAACCAACACAGTATTCTCCATGACATGAACACCCTTAAGGTAGAGAATGCTACAATTTTGAGGTTCTGAACAACCATATTCTAGTAGTGTTTCTTCAATTTTGTCAAGAAAACGTATTGTCAACCAACATATCATCGGTTTTTGCATCCATATTTTGATTCCTCAAGATGGTTCAGGAGCATTTAATCAGATGTaccacacttttttttttctttttcttgtgggcTTTGGGGGTTGGGTTTGGGGGGGTGCAGGGGGCTGTGGGGCATGAAAGGTTCCCCTCTGTGAGTGGATAGGCAGGTTGGATTTAACAGACCAGCCATGAGGCTAATTATAGTTATTCTCATAACAAAATGCACTAACAAGCAGATTATTCAACCTCAATAGTTGTGGCAGAATATTTAACAGTTCACTTCTCTTACTAGGAGATACGTTGTTCTCATGATTGCCAATTGTTGAGCATGCTGATTGACTACAAAAAGCCCCAAAAGACATGGAAGCTATGGAAAGATGTAGAAGCGAGGTCATGCCACAGACAATAGGTTCCTGATCccatttcatgcttttctaacTTCCTTGGAGGCGACCTGTCACATGTCGATCTCAACAAAACCAGTGAGGAAAATCCTACCCATGTAATTTATCCATCACATGCCCAGCACCTCCCCTTGTATTGGCTGCATCATAAGATCCATCAAATTTCAATTTAACCAGCTGTTTGTCAGGGTTGCCACATAATGCTCGTCCAAAAGGATTTATTCAGCTGATTGGATGAAGCATTGAGAGCTATCTCAATTACCTCATGAAACTCTTCCTCCTCGTTGAAATCAACATAACCAAAATGGCTTTGAGGCCTGCATTCTCTCTAATATTAGATTATTCATAGACTTCCAGGGTTCTCATGGTATATATACCACAGACACTATTTTCTTACAGATCTTTGCCCCCTCCTCTCCTAGTAGAGTTTTCAAATTATTTTGCAATCAATTAATACTAAATAAATTATTAGTTTCTACCAAGGTTTGCCGTTTCGGAACCGGAACCCGTATTGGTACTATGTTGGTACAGAGTTGGTACACCGATACAATGACTGATTCGACATATTGAGACTTGGTACACCTGCATAATGAATCTGGTACCAGTATGATACGGTACACCTAGTATAGGTTAGTATGCATCAGTATGGCTGGTATTGCTGCTCTATATTCCAAACACACCAGTAGCAAATCTCCATGTCCAAGCGATCAGTTCTCTTCTTGTCATGTGTTATGAGTTATACAAAAAACTGTGATTATCTAAGTTTTGTTTTGTCAAAATAACTAAACAAATAAatactctattttttttattagcttATTTCAGAATTTACGATCTTTGTTAGCAACCAAAATGATGGTTAGAGTTTTGTAATTTTTAGTTATGAGTCAAGGTTTAAGTATTGCAGTGTGGGGATGCACAAGTATGGTTTGTGATACAGTACACCCCAGCTGCCCAGAATAGGGTGGTATGGCATGATAATATTACAGTACGATTAGTTTTTAAACCTTAGCTATGGCTGCCCACGCATAATATGTATTGGTTCAATGGAAAAATAATCTGAGTGGATAATAAAATGTTATATGTTGTGAGCAAAATCTCATCATCTATTTTTGCTTTCCAATTATGAATGCACTGAATATTTCTAAAGGTATCTGAAGAAGTATCACAACTCAAGAAATGTTGGTATTTACTATTCCATGCTTCAAAGGTGCATGGCCCAAGAAGAGCATCAAATCATTTCAACAAAATTATATAGTTAATGAATTGTTTGAGAAATTAGATTTGTGTGCAAATGAATTGATTAGCTTTAACCATGAGGCTGGGAGAGTGATCAAAAGCAGATTTGGGATTTCCAAACTTGACTAGGAGGcacaaattatttaaaaattcactagaatcCTAACACCGTAATTGTTATTAGTACGCAGCTACACAATTAAGGAATTCTCCTCCAGAGGCTCAACTAGGTGCAATTTTCTCTATCCTTAAACTTCCAAAAGTGGTCAAATAAAAGCAGGTTCTACATAAGATTAATGATCGTAAATGTGTTAATCTATATATTGATACTAGATGGCTTAGGTCTCCATCTGATATGAGATCCAAAAAATCATGACCATACATTGGCAAGGAGAATTAGTTTTCATGGAAAAGTGAGAAAGATTACCAATTGCTAAACTAACATAAAAACCAAAAACACTGTCATGGTTTGCATTGCTTGAATTGAACTCCTGCAATTGATGTGATTATTAAAAATTGATGATCTAACAAACCACAACAGGGCTTGAGATGTAAAGACGGATTACTATTTAGACCAGAGCTGGTGTAAAGCAGAAAGGATATATTCCCAATTGCATTCTCATGTCACCATGATGCGCTTGAGAGCCAATTTACTAAACAACCACGAAGAGTAGACATTTGTTTCATCAGCAAGGTGGCAGACTCATACATATATGCGTCCTACGACATCTAACAAACTGCCAGTTGAATGTTCACCTCTGAAATTTGATCGAATATGCATATTTGCAAAGGCAAAACTAAAGGTCAAGAACCTGCAATATCTACATCAATCTAGACTGGAGCTGCGAAAATATAAGGTTTCAAGTTGATGACTTTGACTCCAACCTGTTTCAAAACTGACCAACTTCTGCCCTGTACAAGCTGGGGTCTATTTCATGCAAAATTGGACTGGGCCAGAGAGAATAAGAACCAACAAACTCTTTCTCaagcagaaaaccaaagcccGAGAAAAGGGAGGGTATGAATTATCCCAACACTTCCCCTTCCGTTATCTTCCCTCCCCTGTCAATCACTCCTCTTCCACATCACCTCGAGCATCTGAGCCCCATCATTTTCTACGCTCACGTTTCCTCATGGTGGTTACAATCAATTACTTCAGTTCAAAAAAC
This is a stretch of genomic DNA from Phoenix dactylifera cultivar Barhee BC4 chromosome 9, palm_55x_up_171113_PBpolish2nd_filt_p, whole genome shotgun sequence. It encodes these proteins:
- the LOC103710261 gene encoding B-box zinc finger protein 22, whose product is MKIQCNACEAAEATVLCCADEAALCWACDEKVHAANKLAGKHQRVPLLCGGSSPRVPNCDICQEASGYFFCLEDRALLCRKCDVAIHTANPYVSAHQRFLITGVQVGLEPTEPVASFVNEKLNASEKTAESPSKSLPKRSHSMSLSSETNEVFSSQVGKDEGLAASKMSFSGVPMPGSIPDWPLDEFFGFADFSQNFGFTEHGSSKADSAKLGSSEGSPVYRSADEELDADRCLGQVPEIPWAVPEIPSPPTASGLHWQRNLHYPASDHAAFVPDICSTRYPRTYAAVGSKRCRPC